One genomic region from Jilunia laotingensis encodes:
- a CDS encoding helix-turn-helix domain-containing protein, translating into MANLNRLKVVLAEQQKTGKWLAEQIGKSNCTVSKWCSNSVQPDLKTLNDIANVLDIDVKDLIVSSNKS; encoded by the coding sequence ATGGCTAATTTGAACAGACTAAAAGTCGTACTTGCAGAACAACAAAAAACAGGAAAATGGCTTGCAGAACAGATTGGTAAATCCAATTGCACTGTGAGTAAATGGTGTAGTAATTCTGTTCAACCAGACCTCAAAACCCTTAATGATATAGCTAATGTTCTTGATATTGATGTGAAAGATTTGATTGTTAGCAGTAATAAATCTTAA